In Weissella tructae, the DNA window ATTAATGCGCCTTCTTTTGTGGAGTTAATAGATAATCACAATCTCGCAATAGCGGATTTTCATGCACATCAACAAACCGGAATCAGTGACTTATTGGATCTGGATGTAGTAACATTAGACGCGCAGAACAAAATAAGCATGACTGACCGACAGAAATTACAAATATATCTTTTCGAACAACTATGGATGTATGAAGTCATAAATAAACGAGCATTAGAAGAAAAAATAAATTTACCAAATTATTATCAAGATATGTACCATACAATGTGTGATGAAAATCTAATCTTTATGGAAAGTGCTCTGTATTCAAAGCCTGAACAAAACTTTTTGAATTACATGTTAAATAACAAAATGTTTGATAACTCTTTAGCGATTCGTAATGGGTATGGACATGATAAAATAGCCGAGGATGGCGTGTACCATAGGGATTATTTGGTAGCCTTATTAGTAATATTAGTTCATGTTATGAAGATAAATGAAGAGTTACATTACATGAATGAAGATTCTGATAATGACGGATTTTGGTCGAAATTAGATCCGAATATATCTTGGCGAACAATTTTTATTAAATAACTTTTTAATTACTTGGGAATATACTATACGAGTTATAGGAGGAATAATGATGGCGAAAGTGAAGTTTCATATTCAATCACAAAATGAATTGGTGTTAGATCAAGACGCTAAAATTGGGGATGTGATTGATTTAACTGAAGAACAAAATATTGATACATCAGTTATTTCAGCTAATATTCAAACGATGGTCGAAGAACAAAGTAAAAAAGATCAAGATGCTTGGCAAAAGCAACAAGAGATCGTTGCGGAAGAACGTATGAAGGCTGCATTGGCGAAAGCGCAAATTGAATTTGAAGCCGACTTAAATAAACGTGCGCAAGAAGTTGAATCATTGCATATGAAGTTAGATGGACTAACAGAATCTAATGAAGCTGCCTTGAAGACGAAGTTGTTGGAACAAGAAGCTGCGCAACAAAAGGCGATGAATGAACAACAACAAGAAATTACAACGCTGAAGGCACAATTAAAAGAACAAGCGTTAGAAAAAGATGCGGAGAAGCAACAAGCGATTGCGGCGTCTACGCAAGAAGTGACGGAACTAAAAGGTCAATTGCAAATTAAAGACCAAGAAAAAGAATTAGTGAAAAAAGAAGTTGAAGGTAAGTTTGCGCTAGAGTTAGAAAAAGCCAATGAACAAGTAGAGTTCTATCGTGACTTTAAAGCACGCCAATCAACTAAAGATATTGGTGAAAGTCTAGAACAATATGCGATGGATGAATTTAACAAGATTCGTATGACAGCCTTCCCAAATGCTTATTTTGAAAAGGATAATGAAGTTTCTAAAGCATCTGGATCAAAGGGAGACTTCATCTTCCGTGATTCAATTGACGGGACGGAATTTATTAGTATTATGTTCGACATGAAGAATGAAGCGGACGCAACAGTAGCGAAAAAGCCTAACTCAGCGTTCTTTAAAGAGCTAGATAAGGACCGCCGCGAAAAGGGGACGGAATATGCCGTGCTAGTTTCAATGTTGGAAGCAGATAGTGACTACTACAATACTGGAATCGTCCAAGTGTACGAATACGAGAAGATGTACGTCATCCGTCCACAGTTCTTCTTGCAAGTGATTGGTATTCTACGTAATGCAGCCTTAAATAGTGTCGGTTACAAAAAAGACCTAGAAATGATGCAAGAACAAAACATTGATATCTCTAACTTCGAAGCTGAATTGATGGCCTTTAAGGATAACTTTGGTGTAACAGCTAAGAACTTTAATGGGAATCTAGAAAAGCTAGATAAAAACTTAGATGATAGCATCAAGAAGTTGACGACTGCACGTGATGAATTGCGTAAAGCGATGAAGAACCTAGGGGTCGCTGAAACGAAGATTGATAAGGTTGATATTAAGAAGTTAACTAAGAACAATCCAACGATGGCACAAAAATTTGAAGCATTAAAAGCGGAACGTGAAGATTTGTAGTCCATCTGCGTGAACAAAAATAATGCCATAAATAAAAAACGACTGATATTCAATATCAGTCGTTTTTTGATGATGTTAGGCTTATTTCTGTTGTAAGAAAATCGCTAAAATTGTAATGGCTTGTAGCGCAGATAAAATGCCAAACATGTATTCAGTTTTGATGGTTAGATTGATTAAGATTAGCCAAGTAAAGACAATCAAGATAACCGCTAACAATGTCCAAATGTTCCAAGGCAATGTTAGAACAATAATCATCAAAATAACACCGAAGATTAACGATGCAATACGCTTATGGCGGGTATTGGTGATGAAGATACTAGCCGTGTAGTACAAATATGAAAAGAACAAAGGTAGTAAACTGTAGATAAACGGAATCGTCAGAAAAGTGTTTTGTTGATAAAAGATGGCAACTGGAACAGATAAAGTCGCAATTGCGGCATATAAGTTCAAACCAACGATATTTTTTAGGTTGAAATAATGAATATTGATTAGAATTAAGGTAACGGGTAATAAACTTAGTAAGGCGACTTGTTGTCCCGTCATTTGTTGATATAGGAAATATAAAAACGCGACGGGTATTAATACAATGGCAAAAGTGCTGATTTTATAGCGGCTTTGACCAATTGTAAAATAGACCGCAATGGCTAATAAAATCGTATAGATGACGAATAGTGGATTTTGTTGCCATTGACCACCGGCGAGATTACGTGAATAAATTAGTGGGTACACCCACCAAATCGCTAATTGCGAGATGATAGAAATCACCAAAGTAATTGCAGCGGCTTTAGTAAATTTAGTAGCGCGTTTTTTTGTTGGTTTTTGTGGTTGTTTTGGATGTGATGGTGTTGGCTCCGCGGTGATGTCGTTTAGACGATTCAAACGGGAAAGCCGTTCTTCATATTCTTGATCCATGTTAAGTCCCCTGCTTAAAATGTTTAATTAGCACGTGTTTTATAAGTTGCTGTTAATATTGTATCAAATTTCGCGTAAACCGGTTGGTTTTGATATAATTCTAATCAACGAATCGTTTGAATTGGGAATTATTCAACAAATACATAATTTTAAAATTAGGAAAGTAGGGATAGGATAAATGACTATTAAATTAATTGCCACAGATATGGATGGGACATTTTTGCCAGATGACCGTAACTACGATGTTGCACGTTTCGATGCTGTTTTGACAGAAATGGAAGCACGCGGCATGAAGTTTGTTACTGCCAGTGGTAACCAATACGAACAATTGCGTAATTACTTTGCACCAGTTGGTGCTGATCGTATTACGTATGTCAGTGACAATGGGGCATTTGTAATTCATGACAACAAGGTCTTGTACGAAGGCGTTTTGTCACCTGAAAAAATTGCTGATGTCATTGATTGGAACAAGAGTGTATACGGTGTTTCAGGTAACATTATTGTGTTGTCAGGTGTTAAAGGTGCCTATGTATCAAACCATGCAAC includes these proteins:
- a CDS encoding DUF2130 domain-containing protein, coding for MAKVKFHIQSQNELVLDQDAKIGDVIDLTEEQNIDTSVISANIQTMVEEQSKKDQDAWQKQQEIVAEERMKAALAKAQIEFEADLNKRAQEVESLHMKLDGLTESNEAALKTKLLEQEAAQQKAMNEQQQEITTLKAQLKEQALEKDAEKQQAIAASTQEVTELKGQLQIKDQEKELVKKEVEGKFALELEKANEQVEFYRDFKARQSTKDIGESLEQYAMDEFNKIRMTAFPNAYFEKDNEVSKASGSKGDFIFRDSIDGTEFISIMFDMKNEADATVAKKPNSAFFKELDKDRREKGTEYAVLVSMLEADSDYYNTGIVQVYEYEKMYVIRPQFFLQVIGILRNAALNSVGYKKDLEMMQEQNIDISNFEAELMAFKDNFGVTAKNFNGNLEKLDKNLDDSIKKLTTARDELRKAMKNLGVAETKIDKVDIKKLTKNNPTMAQKFEALKAEREDL